In Paludibacter propionicigenes WB4, the genomic window TACATTCTCAAGGCGCATCATTTCAATCAGGCTTTCGTACCAATCGTACAAGCTCTTGCGCTCAGCTTCTGAAACTGGATAAGAGGCAATTATTCTCTCGTTAATCAGATCCATGTCCAGGCGAAAAGCACGTATCAAATCTTCCACTTGCCACATATAAAGCAAGTATTCGCAGATATTTTCCTTTTTAAGTTTGTGGGCTATAAACATAACGTATTAATTCATAATTTGTAATTCATAATTAAAAAAATAACGCGAAGCTAATAACTATGAATATAGCAAAGCAGATAACTATTTACTCAAAATCCCATTCACCGTCTTCATCAATAAAAGTTGGTTCAATGAAATCGTCGAGTTCACGGCGTTCTTTTTTGGTGGGTCGTCCGGTTCCTCTGTCCCGCCCTGTTTGTCCGGCAAGTTTACTGAGTTCAATGAGTTCAAGCTGATCGGGGGTTGTTACGTTTAGCATAAAATCAGGCACCAACTTAGCATTCATTCTATTTTCCGACAATGCCAGTACTTTGAATGAAAACAAAACGGGATTTCTTCTTATGGAAATCACATCTCCAACCTTCACATTGCGCGACGGTTTTACGGCCACATTCTGCATAAAAACTCGCCCTTTTTTGCAAGCTTCGGCAGCCAGCGTTCTTGTTTTGAACAAACGCACCGCCCACAGCCATTTATCTATACGTACTTCGGTTTTCATCTTAGATGTTGGTTAAGTAGTAAATTGGTTGATTGGTTGATTGGTTGATTGGTTGATTAAGATAAACAAAAGACCAAGTGCATCAACTAACTTCCAGCTTTTTATTTCCCATTAAACTGTGTCATGGTCAATTGCATACCGGCCAGGCAAAAGCTCTGAATAATTTCAATGCAACGCTCAGCGCGTTCGGGCAAAGCTTCCGATTGCTCTTTAGTCCATTTTCCAAGCACATATTCTACTTGTCTGCCTTTTGCAAAATCATTTCCAACCCCAAATCTTAAACGGGGATAATTATTGTGTCCAAGAATTTCCTGAATGTTCTTTAATCCGTTATGTCCTGCATCCGATCCCTGAGGTTTGAGGCGTAACGTACCAAATGGCAAAGCAATGTCATCGACCACCACCAGCACATTTTCAATCGCAATTTTCTCTTTCTGCATCCAGTAACGCAAAGCATTTCCGCTCAAATTCATGAAGGTTGATGGTTTGAGCAAAATAAGCGTACGTCCCTTCAGTTTAACCTCGCAGGTAGAGCCATAACGATTTTCGGTAAAAAAAACATTGGACGCCTTAGCAAAAGCGTCCAATATTGTAAAACCTATGTTGTGGCGGGTATCCTGGTACTCGTTACCAATATTGCCCAATCCGACAATTAAGTATTTCATCTGTCAAAAGATTATTTACCTGCAGCAGCGGCAGCACCACGGGCAGCTCTTGTCAATTTAACCTGTGCAACAACAGCATTCTTAGCATTCAGGATTTCCAAATTTGGAACAGATACCTTAGCAACCTGAATAGATTTACCTAATCCCAATTCTGTAACATCGATAACAATGTTTTCAGGAATTTGAGTGTATAAACCTTTTACTTTCAAATTACGCATTTCTAACGCCAATTTACCCCCTGCTTTCACACCTTCTGCCAAACCTTCAAGTTTAACAGGAAGATTTACAACCACTGGTTTATCTTCGGTTATTGCAAGAAAATCCATGTGTAAAACTTTGTCTGTAACAGGGTGGAATTGCAACGCTTTCATGATAGCTTTTGTTACTTTTCCGCCAATTTCTAAATTTACTACGAATACTTCAGGTGAATAAACTAATTTGCGAATTTCACTTACAGTAGTAGTAAAGTGTACGTTTTCTGCTACTCCATACAATACGCATGGTACATTATCAACAGTTCTTTCTGCTTTAGTAGCTTTCTTTCCAAGGTCAGTTCTCACTGTTCCTTTCAAATCAAATGTTTTCATTTGTTGTTATTAATTGTGTTACTCAAAATTTAAGCGTTTTATTTTTAAGTGATTAGTCGCTTAATTTCCCATCACACTTTCTTTTGCAAAAAAGTGGGGCAAAGATAGTTATATTTTTGTATATCTGCAACATCTGACTCTCAATAATTTTGAAGCTACTATCTTTAAAAATTATCTCTATTACACGTGCTATGCTCTAGCCCTTTTTATTTACTTTTGTACAAATTATTCAGCCAACCGAATTTTATGAATCAAACCATAGAACGCATGACATCCTTCATTGTCATGGATGTACTGGAACGCGCCAACGAATTACAGCAAAACGGCATTGATGTTATCCATCTGGAAGTTGGAGAACCCGATTTTGACATGCCCGAATGCATTGCAAAAGCAGCAATTGAAGCACACAAAACAGGTGTTACTCATTACACACACTCACTGGGCGACCCACAGCTACGCAAAGCAATAAGCGAATTTTACAAAACAGAATACAATGTCACCGTTGATCCTGACTGCATCCTCGTTACGTCGGGTTCTTCTCCGGCTATACTAATGGCACTTATGCTTCTTTGTAACGCCGGAGACGAAGTTATCATGTCCAATCCTGGTTATCCGTGCTACAGAAACTTCACTCTGGCTTGTCAGGCCGAACCGGTTTGTGTACCGTTGCGTGCTGAATGCGATTTTCAGTACAATATAGCTGACATCAGGGAGAAAATAACCGACAAAACGCGTGCGCTTTTTGTAAACTCACCCATGAACCCAACGGGAACACTGGTCAACGACAGTGTATACAAAGAATTAATCCAACTAGGGATCCCTATAATATCTGACGAAATCTATCACGGACTTGTTTACAATGGCAAAGCGTCGTCAATACTCGAATTCACAGACAAAGCGTTTGTTATCAATGGATTTTCGAAACGCTTTGCTATGACCGGACTTCGACTCGGATACCTGATAGCTCCTAAAGAATACATGCGATCCTTACAGATTTTACAACAAAACCTCTTTATCTGCGCTCCAAGCACCGCCCAAAAAGCGGGAATAGCAGCCTTAAAAGAAGCTCGGACTGATGTTGATACCATGCGCAATATCTACAACGAAAGACGGGTATATCTTATTGACAAAATGAGAAAGATGGGATTTGTGATACACACCGAACCTCAAGGCGCATTTTACGTTTTTTGTGACGCCCGCAAATTCACCTCAGATTCATATCGATTTGCATTCGACATTCTCGAAAAGGCTCATGTTGGCGTAACTCCGGGAATCGATTTCGGAACAGGTGGCGAAGGATTCATCAGATTATCGTATGCTAACTCGCTGGAGAATATTCGAACCGCCATGGACAGACTGGAGACTTACCTAAACAACGAAATTCAACAACAAGCAGATTGATTGCAAATTAGAGTAAAACTGAATCATTTATTTGTTTAGAAAATTTTTCATTACACAGTTAGTAATTCAAATAAATGTATTATATTTGCAGGCTCAAAATAAAAGGCAACAATTATTACACATTTTAAAATTAGGGAGGAAACAAACAATAGCTAAACAATTAACCATCAGACCTCAAAGAGGAAAAGTGAAAGAGCAGCCCAATCGTATAAACGAAAAAATCAAAGGGTTAAAGGAAGTTCGCTTGGTAGGTGATAACGTAGAACAAGGTGTTTATTCTTATGATGAAGCCATTCGTATTGCTGACCAACTTGAATTAGATTTGGTAGAAATATCGCCTAATGCTGTACCGCCGGTTTGTAAAATAGTTGACTATCAAAAGTTTTTGTACCAAATTAAAAAACGTGAGAAAGAAGCTAAAGCCAAGACAGCAAAAGTAGTATTAAAAGAAATTCGTTTCGGTCCTCAAACCGACGATCATGATTACAATTTTAAATTGAAACATGCTCAGGAATTTCTGAAAGAAGGCTGCAAAGTAAAAGCTTACGTATTTTTCAAAGGACGTTCTATTCTGTTTAAAGAACAAGGTGAGGTTTTATTACTTCGTTTTGCAAGCGACCTTGAAGATTATGCCAAAGTAGACCAACTGCCACAATTGGAAGGAAAACGTATGATTATTATGTTTTCACCTAAAAAGCCAAAATAAGCAGTTTAAATAAAGGATTACACAATTTAATATAAGTAACAATGCCAAAAATGAAAACTAATTCCGGTGCTAAAAAAAGGTTTACCCTTACCGGATCAGGAAAGATCAAAAGAAAACATGCTTTTAAAAGGCACATTTTGACTAAAAAAACAACTAAGCAAAAACGTAACCTGACTCACTCAGCTCTTGTAAACAAGACTGACCTGACAAACGTTAAAGAAATGCTTTGCTTGAAATAGTCGGACTCTTCTTTTAAAATCTCATTTTCTTAGTCTAAAACCGAATGTCTTTAGCCCTAAGATCGCTAAGAAATAAGCGGCGCTAACATTCACAAATCATTTAATTATGCCAAGATCAGTAAATCACGTTGCTTCACGTAAAAGAAGAAAAAGAATTTTAAGCCTTACCAGAGGCTATTTTGGAGGCCGTCGCAATGTTTGGACCGTAGCCAAAAACACTTGGGAAAAAGGGTTGCAATATGCTTATCGCGACCGTAAGAACAAAAAACGCAGCTTCCGCGCATTGTGGATTCAACGTATCAATGCTGCTGCACGTTTAGAAGGCATGTCATATTCAAAACTAATGGGCGCTTTACACAAAGCCGGTATCGAAATGAACCGTAAAGTATTAGCCGATTTAGCCATGAATCATCCCGAAGCTTTCAAAGCTATCGTATTAAAAGCTAAAAACGCTTAAGAAATTAACTTGCCTTAGTCTGTCTTTGTTTATTAGAAACAAAACATAATTGATAAAAAAGCTGCTGAATTTAAATTCAGCAGCTTTTTTTTATTCAAAATCTCCAATTCCTAATACTGATTGCTAATTGCTACTGTATGGCAGGCTACTACTCCGGCAGTTTCTGTTCTCAATCTACTTTCCCCTAACGAAACCGGAATAAAATCATGCAAAATTGCACTTTGTACTTCTTCTTTACTAAAATCACCTTCAGGACCAATCAAAATCAAAACATCAGACGATTTCTGAATCTCATTTTGCAACAACTTCTTATCTTCTTCATAGCAATGAGCTATAAATTTTTGTGAAGCATTATGCTTATTTATTAACTCATCGAAAGTGCACAAAGGATTTAAAATCGGGAAATAAGCTTTAAGCGATTGCTTGGCGGCTGATACAATGATTTTCTCCAAGCGTTCGGCTTTTACAATTTTTCGTTCTGAAAAACGACAAATTATCGGGGTAATTTGATCAATTCCTATTTCTGTAGCTTTTTCTATAAACCATTCCAATCGCTCAATATTCTTTGTTGGAGCTATAGCAATATGAATTTTATAATCCCTTTTTCCAAATTCTAGAATTGTCTTTTTAATCTCAAACTCACAATGCTTGGGATGAGGATTGGAAATCAAAGCATTGTAAAATCCTCCGACGCCATCAACTACAGAAATGGCATCGCCAACCTGCATGCGTAACACCTTTACGGCATGTTTTGATTCTTCTTCCGGAAGAACATAACCAGCAGACAGATTTGGAACGTAGAAAAGTGCCATAAATATAATTCACAATGCATAATTCATAATGTATAATTACTAAACTCATAATTACACATTATGAATTATCAATTATTTGTAGATTTCTCCTTTAGCTGCTAACAGCGTATTTTGCATTAAAGCTATTCGGGTCATTAAACCAACTCCACCAGGAACAGGAGTAATAAACGAAGCCTTTGGTGCGACTTCGTCGAATGCTACATCTCCTTTAAGCTTAAAGCCCGACTCTGTCAAAGTTGAAGGTACTCTTGTTGTTCCTACATCAATAATAGTTACACCATCTTTTACCATATCACCCTTAAGAAACTCCGGTTGACCCAGCGCTGCAATAATAATATCAGCCTGCAAGCAAATTTCCTTTAGATTCTTGGTTCGGCTATGACAAACAGTCACAGTTGCATCGCCAGGGTAACCCTTTTGCATCATGAGTGTAGCAATTGGTTTACCAACTATATTACTTCGACCAATCACTACACAGTTTTTTCCGGCAGTTGGTATTTCATAGCGTTTAAGCAGCTCAATAATTCCCGCTGGAGTAGCTGAAACATAGCAAGGCAGACCGATAGTCATACGTCCGACGTTTACAGGATGAAAACCATCTACATCCTTACGATAATCGAT contains:
- a CDS encoding RNA-binding S4 domain-containing protein, which encodes MKTEVRIDKWLWAVRLFKTRTLAAEACKKGRVFMQNVAVKPSRNVKVGDVISIRRNPVLFSFKVLALSENRMNAKLVPDFMLNVTTPDQLELIELSKLAGQTGRDRGTGRPTKKERRELDDFIEPTFIDEDGEWDFE
- the pth gene encoding aminoacyl-tRNA hydrolase, with translation MKYLIVGLGNIGNEYQDTRHNIGFTILDAFAKASNVFFTENRYGSTCEVKLKGRTLILLKPSTFMNLSGNALRYWMQKEKIAIENVLVVVDDIALPFGTLRLKPQGSDAGHNGLKNIQEILGHNNYPRLRFGVGNDFAKGRQVEYVLGKWTKEQSEALPERAERCIEIIQSFCLAGMQLTMTQFNGK
- a CDS encoding 50S ribosomal protein L25/general stress protein Ctc codes for the protein MKTFDLKGTVRTDLGKKATKAERTVDNVPCVLYGVAENVHFTTTVSEIRKLVYSPEVFVVNLEIGGKVTKAIMKALQFHPVTDKVLHMDFLAITEDKPVVVNLPVKLEGLAEGVKAGGKLALEMRNLKVKGLYTQIPENIVIDVTELGLGKSIQVAKVSVPNLEILNAKNAVVAQVKLTRAARGAAAAAGK
- a CDS encoding pyridoxal phosphate-dependent aminotransferase; its protein translation is MNQTIERMTSFIVMDVLERANELQQNGIDVIHLEVGEPDFDMPECIAKAAIEAHKTGVTHYTHSLGDPQLRKAISEFYKTEYNVTVDPDCILVTSGSSPAILMALMLLCNAGDEVIMSNPGYPCYRNFTLACQAEPVCVPLRAECDFQYNIADIREKITDKTRALFVNSPMNPTGTLVNDSVYKELIQLGIPIISDEIYHGLVYNGKASSILEFTDKAFVINGFSKRFAMTGLRLGYLIAPKEYMRSLQILQQNLFICAPSTAQKAGIAALKEARTDVDTMRNIYNERRVYLIDKMRKMGFVIHTEPQGAFYVFCDARKFTSDSYRFAFDILEKAHVGVTPGIDFGTGGEGFIRLSYANSLENIRTAMDRLETYLNNEIQQQAD
- the infC gene encoding translation initiation factor IF-3, coding for MRPQRGKVKEQPNRINEKIKGLKEVRLVGDNVEQGVYSYDEAIRIADQLELDLVEISPNAVPPVCKIVDYQKFLYQIKKREKEAKAKTAKVVLKEIRFGPQTDDHDYNFKLKHAQEFLKEGCKVKAYVFFKGRSILFKEQGEVLLLRFASDLEDYAKVDQLPQLEGKRMIIMFSPKKPK
- the rpmI gene encoding 50S ribosomal protein L35, with translation MPKMKTNSGAKKRFTLTGSGKIKRKHAFKRHILTKKTTKQKRNLTHSALVNKTDLTNVKEMLCLK
- the rplT gene encoding 50S ribosomal protein L20, with the protein product MPRSVNHVASRKRRKRILSLTRGYFGGRRNVWTVAKNTWEKGLQYAYRDRKNKKRSFRALWIQRINAAARLEGMSYSKLMGALHKAGIEMNRKVLADLAMNHPEAFKAIVLKAKNA
- a CDS encoding 16S rRNA (uracil(1498)-N(3))-methyltransferase; protein product: MALFYVPNLSAGYVLPEEESKHAVKVLRMQVGDAISVVDGVGGFYNALISNPHPKHCEFEIKKTILEFGKRDYKIHIAIAPTKNIERLEWFIEKATEIGIDQITPIICRFSERKIVKAERLEKIIVSAAKQSLKAYFPILNPLCTFDELINKHNASQKFIAHCYEEDKKLLQNEIQKSSDVLILIGPEGDFSKEEVQSAILHDFIPVSLGESRLRTETAGVVACHTVAISNQY
- the folD gene encoding bifunctional methylenetetrahydrofolate dehydrogenase/methenyltetrahydrofolate cyclohydrolase FolD, translated to MYTLIDGKAISEQIKLEIAKEVKNMVAKGAKRPHLAVIIVGHDGGSESYVAGKVKDCGDCGFTSTLIRFEEDVTEETLLAEVDKLNKNQDVDGFIVQLPIPKHISEEKVIEAIDYRKDVDGFHPVNVGRMTIGLPCYVSATPAGIIELLKRYEIPTAGKNCVVIGRSNIVGKPIATLMMQKGYPGDATVTVCHSRTKNLKEICLQADIIIAALGQPEFLKGDMVKDGVTIIDVGTTRVPSTLTESGFKLKGDVAFDEVAPKASFITPVPGGVGLMTRIALMQNTLLAAKGEIYK